The Spirosoma foliorum genome has a window encoding:
- a CDS encoding YXWGXW repeat-containing protein has product MKTILKSLLFSGLLLCSIVYADAQVYVRRPMPPRTRVVIARPPMQYHRQAWVARPYRPNYRYRAGYWAPRHRAVWVPGYWVHRRRGNVWVNGYWR; this is encoded by the coding sequence ATGAAAACCATCCTTAAAAGTCTGCTTTTCTCCGGTTTACTTTTGTGTTCAATTGTCTATGCGGATGCACAGGTCTATGTACGCCGGCCTATGCCACCCAGAACTCGTGTCGTTATCGCGCGCCCACCTATGCAATATCATCGTCAGGCATGGGTTGCTCGGCCTTACCGTCCAAATTACCGCTATCGGGCTGGCTACTGGGCACCTCGACACCGTGCCGTTTGGGTACCTGGCTATTGGGTACACCGACGTCGGGGCAATGTCTGGGTTAATGGCTATTGGCGATAA